A window of the Bacteroides thetaiotaomicron VPI-5482 genome harbors these coding sequences:
- a CDS encoding TraG family conjugative transposon ATPase has product MSWFLLNRNLTLLEPYDWKLSRTVLRGERGSNASDLPGKAIAKEGMADYIRYLFKTVRKFYGEAVVVTQEVDDIISSPIVKESIVNNSDCKILLDQRKYLNKFSQIQSLLGLTDKEKAQILSVNMSNDPRRKYKEVWFGLGGVQSTVYATEVSLEEYLCYSTEESEKVELEGLTKELGGNIELAIRRLAEKKRNQNNEIP; this is encoded by the coding sequence ATGAGCTGGTTTCTATTAAATAGAAATTTAACACTGCTTGAGCCGTATGATTGGAAACTTTCACGTACGGTTCTGAGGGGGGAAAGGGGCAGTAATGCCTCTGACCTACCCGGCAAGGCCATTGCCAAAGAAGGGATGGCGGACTATATCCGCTACCTGTTCAAGACTGTCCGCAAATTTTACGGAGAGGCGGTTGTTGTGACGCAGGAAGTCGATGACATCATTTCCTCTCCTATCGTGAAGGAGTCCATAGTGAACAACAGCGACTGCAAGATTTTGCTTGACCAGAGGAAGTATCTTAACAAGTTCTCGCAGATACAGTCCCTGCTGGGTCTGACGGACAAGGAAAAGGCGCAGATCCTGTCGGTGAATATGTCTAATGATCCAAGACGCAAATACAAGGAGGTCTGGTTTGGGTTGGGGGGTGTGCAGTCAACAGTGTACGCCACGGAGGTATCACTCGAAGAATACCTTTGCTATTCGACCGAAGAGAGCGAGAAGGTGGAACTGGAAGGGCTCACAAAGGAACTGGGCGGCAATATCGAACTGGCTATCCGAAGGCTTGCGGAAAAGAAACGGAATCAAAACAATGAAATACCGTAA
- a CDS encoding ParA family protein translates to MTVLVASYLHYVKGMNVAVVDCDYPQHSIAEMRKRDLKTVMEDEHYKLMAYRQLQRIRKKAYPVAESTAEDAVTKADELLEKMPETDIVFFDLPGTVNSTGVLNTLVNMDYVFSPIAADRVVMESTLRFASRLNDTLIATGKTNIKGLYLLWNMVDGREKSELYKVYEQVIGELGLKVLKTFLPDSKRFRRELTGGHRALFRSTLFPADGTLVKGSNLKEITEELLSIIRK, encoded by the coding sequence CTGACCGTGCTGGTGGCAAGTTACCTGCACTATGTGAAAGGGATGAATGTGGCGGTGGTGGATTGCGACTACCCGCAACACAGCATTGCCGAGATGAGAAAACGTGACCTGAAAACGGTCATGGAGGACGAGCATTACAAGCTGATGGCGTACAGACAACTGCAACGGATAAGGAAGAAAGCCTATCCGGTAGCGGAGAGTACGGCTGAGGACGCTGTCACGAAAGCGGACGAACTGCTGGAAAAGATGCCGGAAACAGACATCGTGTTCTTCGACTTGCCGGGCACGGTAAACAGTACGGGCGTGTTGAACACGCTGGTGAACATGGACTATGTCTTTTCCCCCATTGCCGCTGACAGGGTGGTGATGGAAAGCACACTCCGCTTTGCGAGCCGGCTGAATGACACGCTGATCGCTACGGGCAAGACGAATATCAAAGGGCTGTACCTGCTGTGGAACATGGTGGACGGCCGGGAGAAATCGGAACTGTACAAAGTGTATGAACAGGTGATCGGCGAGCTGGGACTGAAAGTGCTGAAGACCTTCCTGCCGGACAGCAAACGGTTCCGCCGTGAGCTGACAGGGGGACATAGGGCATTGTTCCGTTCCACGCTGTTCCCCGCAGACGGTACGCTGGTCAAAGGCAGCAACCTGAAAGAGATTACGGAAGAGCTGTTGTCCATTATCAGGAAGTAG
- the mobA gene encoding conjugal transfer protein MobA, which produces MNNEKKRPRTRGKGGRLPKPNPAIRRETVNLDEAGHARFLTMFEQSGLLSKSKFIAARIFNEEFRVIRTDRATMEYVVKLTELFRQFRAIGVNYNQAVKELHIHFTEKKALALLYRLEKLTLELVELNRRIVELSQKLASHGSQDQRG; this is translated from the coding sequence ATGAACAACGAGAAAAAGCGTCCCCGCACACGGGGAAAAGGGGGCAGGTTACCCAAGCCGAACCCGGCCATCCGCCGTGAGACGGTCAATCTGGACGAAGCCGGCCATGCACGGTTTCTCACCATGTTTGAGCAGTCCGGTCTGTTGTCCAAATCCAAGTTCATCGCAGCACGGATCTTCAACGAAGAGTTCAGGGTGATCCGGACAGACCGTGCCACAATGGAGTATGTAGTCAAGCTCACGGAACTGTTCCGGCAGTTCCGTGCCATAGGAGTGAATTACAATCAGGCAGTCAAGGAATTGCACATCCATTTCACTGAAAAGAAAGCATTGGCACTGCTCTACAGACTTGAAAAGCTCACCCTTGAACTCGTAGAGCTGAACCGCCGGATTGTCGAACTTTCCCAAAAACTCGCCTCACATGGTAGCCAGGATCAGCGTGGGTAA
- the traK gene encoding conjugative transposon protein TraK produces the protein MEFKSLKNIETSFRQIRTMGIVFVSLCALVTGYALWSSYRFAERQREKIYVLDNGKSLILALSQDLSQNRPVEAKEHIRRFHELFFTLSPDKAAIESNIRRALFLCDESAFRYYKDWEEKGYYNRIISANINQSIRVDSVACDFNSYPYVVTTYARQSLVRSSNITERSLVTRCRLLNSVRSDNNPHGFTMEQFNIVENRDLRTVER, from the coding sequence ATGGAATTTAAAAGTTTAAAGAATATAGAAACGAGCTTCCGGCAAATTCGCACGATGGGGATCGTGTTCGTTTCGCTCTGTGCCCTGGTTACCGGCTATGCTCTCTGGAGCTCCTACCGGTTCGCCGAACGGCAGAGGGAGAAAATCTATGTGCTGGACAATGGGAAGTCCCTGATACTTGCTCTTTCCCAAGACCTTTCGCAGAACAGGCCGGTGGAGGCGAAAGAACATATCCGGCGTTTCCACGAGCTGTTTTTCACCTTGTCGCCCGACAAGGCGGCTATCGAGTCGAATATCCGCCGGGCGTTGTTCCTGTGCGACGAGAGTGCGTTCCGCTACTACAAGGACTGGGAGGAAAAGGGGTATTACAACCGTATAATCTCGGCCAATATCAACCAGAGCATCCGGGTGGACAGCGTGGCGTGCGATTTCAACAGCTACCCGTATGTGGTGACAACTTACGCACGGCAGTCGCTCGTCAGGTCGAGCAACATCACGGAACGGAGCCTTGTAACCCGTTGCCGGCTGTTGAACTCGGTCAGGTCGGACAATAACCCGCACGGCTTCACGATGGAGCAGTTCAATATCGTGGAGAACCGGGATTTGAGAACCGTTGAACGATAA
- the mobB gene encoding conjugal transfer protein MobB: MVARISVGKNLYGALAYNQNKVDEGGAKVLSAHLLRYPEDGRFRPDESVRQFLEWMPNHYRTEKPVIHISLNPHPDDVLTDGQLAEIGREYMQRLGYGNQPYLVFKHEDIGRHHIHIVSLRVDSEGRKVSDKFEYRRSKEITELLEQKYGLHPAEGRKKGEEWQLKPVDVAKGDIKRQIACTLKPLLELYSFRTMGELRALLSLYNIGVEEVKGEIGGRTYHGILYTALDGNGETAATPIKSSRLGRTAGAQQLDRKMRESAARIKSAPCRERLRPLVADALRQSVDERDFRDRLAKEQIDLVLRRNGTDRIYGVTFIDHRSRTVLNGSRLGKEFSANMLNGHFQEQPPNSLSPLLPPVPSAVASGNGEKIPGGLLSDMEPELNYVPRYPKLLKPDKKKRRRRYGRQD; this comes from the coding sequence ATGGTAGCCAGGATCAGCGTGGGTAAGAACTTGTACGGTGCATTGGCCTACAACCAGAACAAGGTCGATGAAGGCGGTGCGAAAGTCCTTTCGGCACATCTCCTCCGTTATCCCGAAGACGGGCGTTTCCGTCCGGATGAATCCGTGAGGCAGTTTCTCGAATGGATGCCGAACCATTACCGCACCGAGAAGCCGGTCATACACATCTCCCTCAACCCGCATCCCGACGATGTGCTGACCGACGGGCAGCTGGCGGAAATCGGCAGGGAATACATGCAGCGGCTCGGTTACGGCAACCAGCCCTATCTTGTCTTTAAGCACGAGGACATCGGCCGGCATCATATCCACATCGTTTCCCTGCGTGTCGATAGTGAGGGAAGGAAAGTATCCGACAAGTTCGAATACCGTCGCAGCAAGGAGATTACCGAACTTCTGGAGCAGAAATACGGCCTGCATCCGGCGGAAGGCCGGAAGAAAGGCGAAGAGTGGCAGCTGAAGCCGGTAGATGTTGCAAAAGGGGACATCAAACGGCAGATCGCCTGTACCCTCAAACCCCTGCTCGAGCTTTACAGCTTCCGCACAATGGGCGAACTCCGTGCCCTGCTTTCCCTGTATAATATAGGAGTGGAAGAAGTGAAGGGGGAAATTGGCGGACGCACCTATCACGGCATACTCTATACCGCTTTGGACGGCAACGGCGAAACGGCGGCCACTCCCATAAAGTCCTCCCGGCTGGGAAGAACGGCCGGTGCACAGCAGTTGGATAGGAAGATGCGGGAATCCGCCGCAAGAATCAAGTCCGCCCCGTGCCGTGAACGGCTTCGACCGTTAGTGGCCGACGCTTTGCGCCAGTCCGTGGACGAACGGGATTTCCGTGACCGCCTGGCGAAAGAACAGATAGACTTGGTTCTCCGCCGCAACGGAACCGACAGGATTTACGGCGTTACCTTTATAGACCACCGCAGCCGCACCGTACTTAACGGCTCACGTCTGGGCAAGGAATTCTCGGCGAACATGCTCAACGGACACTTTCAGGAACAGCCGCCAAATTCCCTGTCGCCACTTCTGCCGCCCGTTCCGTCCGCTGTGGCTTCCGGAAACGGGGAAAAAATTCCGGGAGGGTTGCTTTCCGATATGGAGCCGGAGCTGAACTATGTTCCCCGGTATCCCAAGCTCCTGAAGCCCGACAAAAAGAAACGCCGCCGGCGTTACGGCCGTCAGGACTGA
- a CDS encoding DUF3876 domain-containing protein: MEYETLFPLYWICGEWKSSRKSPPVTVFRDGGTYKIALTYHLDAVVVGTIHQSGGIIWADLLGRVQLAYDREEDRLVLATEEIYVRADDS, from the coding sequence ATGGAGTATGAAACCTTGTTTCCGCTCTACTGGATATGCGGGGAGTGGAAAAGCAGCCGCAAGTCGCCGCCCGTCACCGTATTCCGTGATGGTGGTACATACAAGATTGCCCTGACCTACCACCTTGATGCGGTGGTGGTCGGCACGATCCACCAAAGCGGCGGCATCATCTGGGCGGATCTTCTGGGAAGGGTGCAGCTCGCTTATGACCGGGAGGAAGACCGTCTGGTGCTGGCTACCGAAGAGATATATGTACGTGCGGATGATTCATAA
- a CDS encoding conjugal transfer protein, translating into MSAILFLLIGSYLLWIAAYLFHERNSRRKRAEKAGQILTRMTVDVSEILGKSTFSLSHSTPQTPEKIENEKSVSEAGIFVPEKEKYPKIVSAEELDKLFAEGGPLPEDLELMEDMDVPLEFRGEPADDNPRIDDDEQDRCLPGCMPQATGIRFEDMGLAVRVTVSGEAASEEEKLQAGKTLAELRNTPMFDKLTFGDAEREERIDSLIELHLAACRRRNSPDSEAATETIPDTFSINDIV; encoded by the coding sequence ATGTCAGCAATCTTATTCTTACTTATCGGTAGCTATCTGTTATGGATAGCCGCCTACCTCTTCCACGAGCGGAACAGTCGGAGGAAGAGAGCGGAAAAAGCCGGGCAGATCCTTACCCGGATGACGGTGGACGTGAGCGAGATTTTAGGCAAAAGTACATTTTCCCTTAGCCACTCCACGCCACAAACGCCCGAAAAAATTGAAAACGAAAAATCTGTAAGCGAAGCAGGTATTTTTGTACCGGAGAAGGAAAAGTACCCGAAAATAGTTTCTGCCGAGGAACTGGACAAGCTGTTTGCCGAAGGGGGTCCGCTGCCGGAAGATCTTGAACTGATGGAAGATATGGATGTCCCGTTGGAGTTCCGGGGAGAACCGGCGGATGACAATCCTCGGATAGACGATGACGAGCAGGACAGATGCCTGCCGGGATGCATGCCGCAAGCCACGGGCATCCGCTTCGAGGATATGGGACTGGCGGTGCGTGTGACGGTCAGCGGTGAAGCGGCCAGTGAAGAGGAAAAGCTTCAGGCCGGAAAGACACTGGCTGAACTGCGCAACACGCCGATGTTCGACAAGCTGACCTTCGGCGATGCGGAGCGTGAGGAACGTATCGACTCGCTGATAGAGCTGCATCTTGCGGCATGCCGCAGACGGAATAGCCCGGACAGCGAAGCGGCGACAGAAACCATACCGGACACTTTCTCCATAAATGATATTGTTTAA
- a CDS encoding DUF4134 domain-containing protein — MNTKQLVFVAVMLIATGSLYAQGNGSAGITEATKMVTSYFDPGTKLCYAIGAVVGLVGGIKVYNKFSSGDPDTSKTAASWFGACIFLIVAATILRSFFL; from the coding sequence ATGAATACGAAACAACTTGTGTTCGTGGCGGTTATGTTAATCGCCACAGGCTCGCTCTATGCGCAAGGAAATGGATCGGCCGGTATCACGGAAGCGACGAAAATGGTCACAAGCTACTTCGATCCGGGAACGAAATTGTGCTACGCGATCGGAGCTGTGGTAGGTCTGGTCGGCGGGATTAAGGTGTACAACAAGTTCAGCTCCGGCGATCCGGATACCTCGAAAACGGCGGCGAGCTGGTTTGGTGCGTGTATCTTTTTAATCGTGGCTGCCACTATTCTTCGTTCATTCTTTCTCTAA
- a CDS encoding DUF4133 domain-containing protein produces MNYELNKGIGESAEFKGLKAQYLFIFVGGLLALFVLFVILYMAGVNQWFCIAFGVISASVLVRLTFHLNGKFGEHGLMKLLARKQHPRYLINRISPRKLFTIKKKNVCVTH; encoded by the coding sequence ATGAATTATGAACTGAACAAGGGAATCGGCGAGAGTGCGGAGTTCAAGGGACTCAAGGCTCAATATCTTTTTATTTTCGTCGGTGGGCTGCTGGCTCTGTTCGTGCTGTTTGTTATTCTTTATATGGCCGGCGTGAACCAGTGGTTCTGCATTGCTTTCGGCGTAATATCCGCATCCGTATTGGTCCGGCTGACTTTCCATCTGAACGGCAAGTTCGGGGAACACGGACTGATGAAGCTGCTGGCCAGGAAACAGCACCCCCGCTACCTGATCAACCGGATCAGTCCCCGGAAACTATTCACGATTAAAAAGAAGAACGTATGCGTAACACACTAA
- the ltrA gene encoding group II intron reverse transcriptase/maturase, with protein sequence MNEIKTSCASTDRKWSTWESIDWNKCVIAVNKLQARIVKAQKAGKHGRVKSLQWVLTHSFYAKALAVKRVTSNSGSDTAGVDKVKWSTPNARFKAIGELKRRGYKPQPLKRVNIKKSNGKLRPLGIPTMKDRAMQALYLLALEPVSETTADSNSYGFRKERSTGDAREQCFCVLAKKASPEWIMEGDIQGCFDHISHEWLLNNIPMDKVMLRKWLKCGFVFNKELFPTEEGTPQGGIISPTLANMTLDGLQTMLAEKYHKKFVTRKTTTYYPKVHLVRYADDFIITGRNKEALEEIKPLVVDFLKERGLTLSEEKTKITHIDDGFDFLGYNIRKYKGVLLIKPSQKSLKKFMQKIRGIIDSNKGSKQESLIRLLNPVITGWVNYYKNCVASDTFRKADYLIFEKLWQWATRRHPKKGKYWIADRYFTRVKNRNWCFVANFKKGKTDDRIALKRLYDTKITRYVKVKGEANPFAPEWTEYFEKRKTYKMLQSLNGRKSLLYMWERQNHLCPVCGKPIDKEHPWGTSQQTVNGKKVNNLLHDSCRRKVIQTNKM encoded by the coding sequence ATGAACGAAATTAAAACATCGTGTGCATCTACTGACCGTAAATGGAGCACTTGGGAAAGCATAGACTGGAACAAGTGTGTGATAGCGGTTAATAAGCTACAAGCACGTATTGTAAAAGCTCAAAAGGCGGGCAAACACGGCAGGGTGAAATCCTTGCAGTGGGTGCTGACGCATTCGTTTTACGCTAAGGCTTTAGCCGTAAAGCGTGTTACATCAAACAGTGGCAGTGACACCGCAGGCGTTGACAAGGTGAAATGGTCAACTCCCAATGCCAGATTCAAGGCTATCGGTGAACTGAAAAGAAGAGGCTACAAGCCCCAGCCGTTAAAAAGGGTCAATATCAAAAAGAGTAACGGGAAATTACGTCCTTTAGGTATCCCGACAATGAAAGACAGGGCTATGCAGGCATTATACCTGCTTGCGTTGGAACCTGTATCGGAAACAACTGCGGACAGTAATTCCTACGGTTTCCGTAAAGAGAGAAGTACCGGAGATGCAAGGGAACAATGTTTTTGTGTCCTTGCGAAGAAAGCTTCTCCCGAATGGATTATGGAGGGTGACATCCAAGGTTGTTTCGACCACATCAGCCACGAATGGCTGCTGAACAATATCCCTATGGATAAAGTGATGCTGCGGAAATGGCTCAAATGCGGTTTCGTCTTCAACAAGGAGCTATTCCCCACGGAAGAGGGCACTCCACAGGGCGGTATCATTTCACCAACTCTTGCGAATATGACACTGGACGGACTGCAAACTATGCTTGCAGAGAAGTATCACAAGAAATTTGTAACCAGGAAGACGACGACCTACTATCCTAAAGTACATCTTGTACGCTATGCGGATGATTTTATCATCACGGGTAGAAACAAGGAAGCTTTGGAAGAAATCAAACCGTTAGTAGTGGACTTTCTCAAAGAAAGGGGATTAACCCTGTCGGAAGAGAAAACAAAGATTACACATATTGATGACGGATTTGATTTTCTTGGGTACAATATCCGAAAATACAAAGGAGTGCTTCTAATCAAACCGTCCCAAAAGAGCCTGAAGAAATTCATGCAGAAAATCCGAGGAATCATCGATTCCAATAAAGGAAGCAAACAGGAATCACTTATAAGGCTCTTGAATCCTGTGATAACAGGCTGGGTAAACTACTACAAGAATTGTGTGGCTTCTGACACATTCAGAAAAGCTGACTACCTGATATTTGAAAAGTTATGGCAATGGGCTACAAGACGACACCCCAAGAAAGGCAAATATTGGATTGCCGACCGATACTTTACACGGGTAAAGAACCGTAACTGGTGCTTCGTGGCAAACTTCAAGAAAGGCAAGACTGATGACAGGATTGCTCTGAAAAGGCTGTATGACACAAAGATTACCCGATATGTCAAGGTAAAAGGTGAAGCAAATCCCTTTGCCCCCGAATGGACAGAGTATTTTGAAAAGCGCAAGACTTACAAGATGCTACAGTCGCTCAACGGTAGAAAATCGTTGCTGTACATGTGGGAAAGACAGAACCATTTATGTCCCGTATGTGGTAAACCCATAGACAAGGAACATCCTTGGGGAACTTCCCAACAAACAGTCAACGGCAAGAAAGTAAATAATCTGCTACATGACAGTTGTAGAAGAAAAGTCATTCAAACTAATAAGATGTAA
- a CDS encoding DUF3408 domain-containing protein — protein sequence MGNERKKINLTDIDENSIVASFKEGRPADGQAQAAGNKGQSGEESGYVRLFIHESPVCARLGKTIYLRKEFHERIQRIVQTIGNNEMSIFSYVDNVLEQHFAAYQDEITKEYRKRSTELF from the coding sequence ATGGGAAACGAACGGAAAAAAATAAACCTGACGGACATTGACGAGAACTCCATAGTCGCCTCGTTCAAGGAAGGCCGGCCGGCGGACGGGCAGGCGCAAGCAGCCGGGAATAAGGGACAGTCCGGTGAAGAGAGCGGATATGTCCGTCTGTTCATCCACGAGTCACCGGTCTGCGCACGGCTTGGCAAGACAATCTATCTTCGTAAGGAGTTTCATGAACGGATTCAGAGGATCGTCCAGACAATTGGGAACAACGAGATGTCCATTTTCAGCTATGTGGACAATGTGCTGGAACAGCACTTTGCCGCCTATCAGGACGAGATCACGAAGGAATACAGAAAACGAAGTACCGAACTGTTTTAA
- a CDS encoding DUF4141 domain-containing protein: protein MKRIMAVCLAGLLCPTMAVKAQWVTFDPSNLAQSIVNTTRNVVQTTTTAENMVKNFQETVKIYEQGKRYYDALKAVNNLVKDARKVQQTVLLVGEISDIYVNSFQKMLTDGNYTPDELSAIASGYAKMLEESSGMLNEMKIVVTSTGLSMTDKERMDVIDRVYRDVRNQRNLVRYYTNRNIGISYLRAKKKNDTQRVLDLYGTDNQKYW from the coding sequence ATGAAACGAATAATGGCTGTCTGTCTGGCCGGGCTGCTTTGTCCGACTATGGCGGTAAAGGCGCAATGGGTAACGTTCGATCCCTCGAACCTTGCACAAAGCATCGTGAATACGACCCGTAACGTGGTGCAGACCACGACGACGGCAGAAAATATGGTGAAGAATTTTCAGGAAACAGTCAAGATCTACGAACAGGGGAAGCGTTATTACGACGCTTTGAAAGCGGTCAACAATCTGGTGAAAGATGCCCGTAAGGTGCAGCAGACCGTTCTCTTGGTCGGTGAAATATCGGACATCTATGTAAATTCTTTCCAGAAAATGCTGACGGACGGGAACTATACGCCGGACGAGCTTTCGGCAATCGCCTCCGGATATGCGAAGATGCTGGAAGAAAGCAGTGGTATGCTGAACGAGATGAAGATCGTTGTGACCTCCACCGGCCTTTCTATGACGGACAAGGAGCGCATGGACGTGATAGACCGTGTGTACCGTGACGTGAGAAACCAACGCAATCTGGTCAGGTATTACACGAACCGGAACATCGGTATCTCTTACCTGCGTGCGAAAAAGAAGAATGATACCCAAAGGGTGCTGGACTTGTACGGAACGGACAATCAAAAATACTGGTGA
- the traJ gene encoding conjugative transposon protein TraJ: protein MIGEETFGNLHEVLRNLYDEMMPLCSDITGVATGVAALGALFYVASRAWQALSRAEPIDIYPLFRPFCLGVCIMFFPTFVLGTINGIMSPVVTGCHSIMEGQTLNIREYSEKRQKLEYEAMTRNPETAYLVDNEEYERQIEDLGWSPSDLKAMAGMAAERLKYQARQSVSNFFRSFLELLFQSVSLVLDTLRTFFLIVLSILGPLSFAISVYDGFHNTMIQWICQYISIYLWLPISDLFSSVLARIQVLMIEKDIAALSDPAYVPDVNNSAYIIFMLIAIVGYFTIPTVSTWVIQASGAGNYGKQVNSWSLKGGRAAAAITGASIGHIAGKLRGR from the coding sequence ATGATAGGCGAGGAAACTTTCGGCAACCTTCACGAAGTGTTGCGTAACCTTTATGACGAGATGATGCCGCTCTGTTCGGACATCACGGGTGTGGCTACCGGAGTGGCTGCGCTGGGTGCGCTGTTCTATGTGGCCTCACGGGCGTGGCAGGCTCTTTCGAGAGCCGAGCCGATTGACATTTATCCGCTCTTCAGACCTTTTTGTCTGGGGGTGTGCATCATGTTTTTCCCCACATTCGTTCTGGGGACTATCAACGGTATCATGAGTCCGGTGGTCACCGGCTGCCACAGTATCATGGAAGGCCAGACACTGAACATACGGGAGTATTCCGAGAAGCGGCAGAAACTGGAATACGAGGCGATGACGAGAAATCCGGAAACGGCGTATCTGGTCGATAACGAGGAATATGAACGCCAGATCGAAGATCTGGGATGGTCGCCTTCGGATTTGAAGGCCATGGCGGGCATGGCGGCGGAACGCCTCAAATACCAGGCCAGGCAGAGCGTGAGCAATTTCTTCCGCAGCTTTCTGGAACTGCTGTTCCAGTCGGTTTCGCTGGTACTGGACACGCTGAGAACCTTCTTCCTGATCGTATTGAGCATTCTGGGACCTCTGTCATTCGCCATATCGGTGTACGACGGCTTCCACAATACAATGATCCAATGGATTTGCCAGTATATCAGCATCTATCTGTGGCTGCCCATATCCGACCTGTTCAGCTCCGTGCTGGCAAGGATTCAGGTGCTGATGATCGAGAAGGACATCGCCGCACTAAGCGATCCCGCCTATGTGCCCGACGTGAACAATTCCGCTTACATCATCTTCATGCTGATAGCCATTGTGGGCTATTTCACCATTCCGACAGTATCCACATGGGTGATTCAGGCATCGGGAGCCGGCAATTACGGCAAGCAGGTCAACTCGTGGTCACTGAAGGGCGGACGTGCGGCTGCCGCCATCACCGGTGCTTCCATCGGGCATATAGCCGGCAAGTTAAGAGGAAGATGA